One window of the Torulaspora delbrueckii CBS 1146 chromosome 6, complete genome genome contains the following:
- the NUM1 gene encoding Num1p (similar to Saccharomyces cerevisiae NUM1 (YDR150W); ancestral locus Anc_8.331): MSHPNKRESLLTQLENMHKQVSDETKRKMNESGSSSASANNKRNQPLFSNVLSRSERTNSMPMFAGSSSHNGLLTSNNSQDMNFVMGLSENLLVECRRLQADNERKARKFKTIKQSYEDLKESNQKLENSHQLAAKELQSLRDVNWGLEDKLQNLSIEFKAQKDKLSKNKRDLKHETESARKLKADLEVAELQRTNLENQLESKKKQLASEVADLKRHVSDLNDENDALHLKNHELNDQIGEFKKLKVMQPIEFDALNKEIKHARQTIRKLRRKVPEVHRQSRNSRQATEHEDSEEELSDTMDAGPDGGYMSDDLSFSDVEDYAKRHNMVILTNDALESIRTEELKTSDSRDQIVQAVEETNIVALPNDQASSKNPIQDSNIGNMIDLLTATGYEVIPEVNHKEIQDKLQAYLESKLADTGKLVIGSEEYDSIMNPPHAQIVEKLEKEGYRVLSESDHENLLDSLEHPTLKELETKLNSLNYVAISNDEFRSYKTPDRAMIETKAKSLGYTIVEDKTFDEMQKTVSNPPITFLKSTIEKSDKITEELLSWMSEKQNAVLLDKTKFNKLDSCYNHPTKEFLEEKAILQGYTLIQSTEYEELKKKLENPSSEYLEGKANAIQCKIVSSEEHANLVNLSEKPTIEFLINKAGAEGYCVVKVDDYETLSSTIKCPDVEFLSAKAKEKNYELVESEAYSSLLKNKSEPDLSYLKEKASFKGYSLVEKNCYEELLRKTLNPRRDEVASMAEKLGYVIVPSLDFERLRAISDNPSKQFLSEKAKRLNLLLISEKEKRELEEKGKDKASLLAAVKAFGFVPVPLPDLNHLKSSTIGKVGLPEIKTRLQALGYVAAPSEHYDFINKPVTDRATREETVALCSKYGLKPIAFEEYEKLKSNGERQLHSEDDCISVLKTRGYVLMTQDKHEDIKNQLESPGLDILKDHCDKLGHTIIPRNEYQHILNNLEKPSVDYLREKALILGFSLVDQKRLDELQHTFDSPSLKFLEQNAQFYGRELISSEEKTSKDKQIGHPSLSYLSDKAAEAGKCLIEEKILDELQRKIAAPTSDELEASCSGLGLTMLGKDEYSRLYEQANNPALRDLQRKLSKFGYQSLPRDEYDSLRENYNMPTEEYLSEKALSTGKMLIDKTVFERQQQQLKNPPQDFLAQHAANFNMKLVGEAEYEKDLALLASPPREYLEEKATVLDLVVIPQEELLSIKDQAESPSYEKMEKTLQTLGFVTIESAKYQALNEQAESPSVERISELARKHDCVLVYGKDVAREASDVIHNFNSMVESGSFVLLKRDAYDSLLHASVNKISKKEVIDICTAFNMVAIPCEKYEELTQIPDIETIQSLASRHASVVVLREQYDLLSAEADCPSKESMEKSAEQKGLKLVSRVEYVSLVSQVNSPTKRDVERQAEKLDLIAIPSEKYNNLLKEAKTKSGSATPSPSSKVLASKQYFEQVIRDQNDHSDKLYEPTKTLGFVKLSSEEYKRLKDNQQEHVLSKADIYNGAKTFSLAVLPLEEYRTLLKKKTSSNSMDYDNLEEYAARFDMKLVPLGLCDLESPTPRRRKSLESNKGEVLGFDDQSSYMTVESFSTQGSEYVDAAQSVNSLLRYPTVSTTTTSSQFTDALEDNINDDGSDAASVASTVRASNAEGHVDLEDVQIKASGLGYHLVANDVQAEQEVPELGENTVSSVGCSDSENDESELDEEDLKRRAEKMDLVLLPKSEYEEYQAFKNSPPTREKLELNATELGLVVITKNEYDDLLDKSNLDASRIQKLAAEFGLKALPNEHIKHIEDELANERLTKENIVAKARNLGFVAVTAERFEELTMKAESEESPVTREMIEQMAPSYGLIVTPRNDDQGKATPDSMGEMCSKEDLLTRGRSLGLAVLEQDEYQKLLDNTNSGEDHKHKKLLSELSVNDITDIASGFGLVLIDKDQFDQIKDELSHPTLKEEEIIEQALEHNMVCISKSEYDQLNGIPESRNAEELKTPGKVSQNSDAGSKKSPDVGQHTLAELKVIAYELGLFRAPENVLGSPSAVKPSVNEQVVVLPDYYFDELLSKERMLDLQEEDRSKVDALAATREVEGLQQPPSIGSPRFNIQKSRLESMGYVARNDSLEAVHYKTYRKSKSSSHGSKPKAPLPVPKPSSPLPASKPSSPMHASIVGAKHSRNASLITRNDSIVSSMGRTGSMGAISLATVASLSEPSIIPALTQTVIGEYLYKYYPYLGQFGSNSRHERFFWIHPYTLTLYWSTSNPIMANPSSHKTKCAAILAVESIVDTNPYPAGLYHKSIIITSDKKTVKITCPTRQRHNIWYNSLRYLIQRNMEGINLEDIADDPSDTMYSGKIFPLPGENAKSTSQRLSSSRRSMRFKVPKSASMPIRRK, encoded by the coding sequence ATGTCACATCCCAACAAGAGGGAGTCGCTGTTGACACAGCTGGAAAATATGCATAAGCAAGTTAGTGATGAGaccaagaggaagatgaatgAGAGTGGCAGCTCCAGCGCATCTGCAAATAATAAACGGAACCAGCCTTTATTTTCCAATGTTTTGAGTAGAAGTGAGAGAACAAATTCTATGCCTATGTTTGCCGGTAGTTCATCCCATAATGGTTTGCTAACGTCCAATAACAGTCAGGATATGAACTTTGTGATGGGATTGAGTGAAAACTTACTTGTCGAATGTCGTAGGTTACAAGCGGATAATGAAAGGAAGGCTAGGAAGTTCAAGACTATCAAGCAGAGTTACgaggatttgaaggaaagCAACCAAAAGCTGGAAAACTCGCACCAATTAGCTGCAAAAGAATTGCAATCTCTACGAGACGTAAACTGGGGGCTAGAGGATAAGTTACAGAATTTGTCTATTGAGTTCAAGGCTCAAAAAGATAAGCTAAGTAAGAACAAGCGAGATCTAAAGCATGAAACCGAGTCGGCACGAAAATTGAAGGCAGATCTCGAAGTAGCTGAGTTGCAACGCACAAACCTGGAAAATCAGTTGGAGTCTaagaagaaacaacttGCGTCGGAAGTTGCAGATCTGAAAAGACATGTGTCAGATCTCAACGATGAGAATGATGCtcttcatttgaagaaccaCGAGCTAAATGATCAAATAGGcgaattcaagaaacttaaGGTTATGCAGCCCATAGAGTTCGATGCGTTGAATAAAGAAATTAAACATGCGCGTCAAACAATTCGTAAATTAAGGCGTAAGGTTCCAGAGGTTCATAGACAATCAAGGAATAGCCGGCAAGCGACAGAGCATGAAGACtccgaagaagaactaAGTGATACTATGGATGCAGGCCCAGATGGGGGCTATATGAGTGATGACCTTTCTTTCAGCGATGTTGAGGATTACGCCAAGCGTCACAATATGGTCATCCTAACGAACGATGCATTAGAAAGCATACGAACAGAGGAATTAAAGACCTCTGATTCCAGGGACCAAATTGTTCAGGCAGTGGAGGAGACCAATATAGTTGCCTTGCCCAATGATCAAGCATCTTCGAAGAATCCTATTCAGGACTCGAATATTGGGAATatgattgatcttttgaCAGCCACGGGTTACGAAGTCATCCCAGAGGTTAATCATAAAGAAATACAAGACAAACTTCAGGCTTACTTAGAATCCAAATTAGCGGATACAGGGAAACTTGTGATAGGATCAGAGGAATATGACTCCATCATGAATCCACCACACGCACAAATTGTTGAGAAGCTAGAAAAAGAGGGTTACAGAGTGCTATCTGAATCAGACCATGAAAACCTCCTCGATTCTTTAGAGCATCctactttgaaagagttggaAACTAAATTGAACTCGCTGAACTACGTTGCTatttcaaatgatgaattcAGGAGCTACAAAACACCAGATCGTGCTATGATCGAGACAAAAGCTAAATCTCTTGGTTATACAATAGTGGAGGATAAAacttttgatgagatgCAGAAGACTGTTTCAAATCCTCCCATCACCTTCTTAAAGAGTACTATTGAAAAAAGCGATAAAATCACTGAAGAATTACTGTCATGGATGTCGGAGAAACAGAACGCGGTATTGCTGGACAAAACGAAGTTTAATAAACTTGATTCTTGTTACAATCATCCGACAaaggaatttttggaagagaaagcCATTCTTCAAGGCTATACATTGATTCAAAGTACGGAATATGAAGAACTCAAAAAGAAGCTCGAAAACCCATCCTCCGAATATCTTGAAGGTAAGGCAAACGCCATTCAATGCAAAATTGTATCATCAGAAGAGCATGCTAACTTGGTTAATCTCTCGGAAAAACCTACAATagagtttttgatcaacaagGCTGGGGCTGAAGGTTATTGTGTGGTCAAGGTGGACGACTATGAAACATTGAGTTCTACTATAAAATGCCCTGATGTGGAGTTTCTCTCTGCTAAAGCTAAAGAGAAGAACTACGAATTGGTTGAAAGCGAAGCTTACAGTTCTCTGTTAAAAAATAAATCTGAACCTGACTTAAGTTATCTGAAAGAGAAAGCAAGCTTCAAGGGTTACAGCCTAGTCGAAAAGAATTGCTATGAAGAGTTACTAAGAAAGACTTTAAATCCCAGAAGAGATGAGGTCGCTTCTATGGCAGAGAAACTGGGTTATGTGATCGTTCCATCTCTAGATTTTGAGCGCCTGAGGGCCATATCTGATAATCCGTCTAAGCAGTTTCTTTCCGAAAAGGCTAAAAGGTTGAATTTACTTCTTATCAGtgaaaaggaaaagaggGAATTAGAGGAGAAGGGAAAAGATAAAGCCTCCCTGCTTGCAGCTGTCAAGGCGTTTGGTTTTGTACCCGTCCCTCTTCCAGATCTCAACCATCTCAAGAGTAGTACAATTGGTAAAGTTGGTTTGCCAGAAATTAAAACGAGACTGCAGGCACTTGGCTACGTTGCGGCACCAAGTGAACATTATGATTTTATTAACAAGCCTGTCACCGACAGAGCAACAAGAGAGGAGACCGTTGCTTTGTGTTCGAAGTACGGCTTGAAGCCAATTGCTTTTGAGGAATATGAAAAACTGAAGAGTAACGGTGAGAGGCAACTCCATTCAGAAGATGATTGTATTTCAGTACTGAAAACACGCGGATATGTTTTGATGACTCAAGATAAGCATGAAGATATAAAGAATCAGCTTGAATCGCCAGGATTAGATATATTAAAGGATCACTGCGACAAACTGGGCCATACTATTATCCCAAGAAATGAATATCAGCACATTTTAAACAATCTCGAGAAGCCCAGCGTGGACTATTTACGCGAGAAGGCTTTGATCTTAGGTTTTTCGCTTGTTGATCAAAAGCGCTTGGATGAGTTGCAACATACTTTTGATTCACCCTCTCTGAAATTCCTCGAGCAAAACGCACAGTTTTATGGGAGAGAATTGATAAGCTCAGAAGAGAAGACTTCCAAGGATAAACAAATTGGGCACCCCAGCTTGTCATATCTGTCAGACAAAGCAGCAGAAGCTGGGAAGTGCTTGATCGAAGAAAAGATACTAGATGAGCTACAGCGCAAGATAGCTGCGCCGACCAGTGATGAGCTTGAGGCCTCCTGCAGTGGCTTGGGATTGACTATGCTTGGGAAGGATGAGTACTCTAGGCTCTATGAACAAGCGAATAACCCCGCCTTGCGCGATCTACAAAGGAAGCTAAGCAAATTCGGTTACCAGTCACTGCCTCGTGATGAGTATGATTCTCTGCGAGAAAACTATAACATGCCCACCGAGGAATACCTTTCCGAGAAGGCACTTTCAACCGGAAAAATGCTAATAGATAAAACAGTATTTGAGAgacagcagcagcaattgaaaaatcctCCACAGGACTTCCTTGCCCAGCATGCTGCAAATTTTAATATGAAGCTCGTGGGAGAGGCAGAGTACGAGAAGGatcttgctcttcttgcGTCGCCACCACGGGAATATTTAGAGGAAAAGGCTACTGTTCTGGATCTCGTGGTTATTCCCCAAGAGGAGTTGTTAAGTATTAAAGATCAAGCCGAGAGTCCTTCATATGAAAAAATGGAGAAGACTTTACAGACTCTGGGCTTTGTGACAATAGAATCTGCGAAATACCAAGCCCTGAATGAACAGGCCGAGTCGCCATCCGTCGAAAGAATCTCAGAGCTTGCAAGAAAACACGATTGTGTTTTAGTTTATGGCAAGGACGTGGCAAGAGAGGCAAGTGATGTGATTCATAATTTTAATTCCATGGTCGAAAGTGGTTCTTTCgttctgttgaaaagagaTGCCTACGATTCTCTGTTGCACGCTAGTGTAAATAAGATAAGCAAAAAAGAAGTGATTGATATCTGCACGGCATTTAATATGGTTGCTATACCTTGCGAAAAGTATGAAGAGTTGACCCAAATTCCTGATATTGAGACGATACAATCTCTCGCCTCTCGACACGCATCTGTAGTGGTCTTACGGGAGCAATACGATTTACTGAGCGCCGAGGCAGACTGTCCTTCGAAAGAATCAATGGAAAAAAGTGCAGAGCAGAAAGGCTTGAAATTAGTTTCGAGGGTAGAGTATGTCTCATTGGTTTCACAAGTCAACAGTCCAACTAAGCGTGACGTCGAAAGGCAAGCAGAAAAACTCGATCTCATCGCCATCCCTTCTGAAAAGTACAATAATCTGCTGAAAGAGGCTAAAACAAAATCTGGCTCGGCTACTCCTTCTccatcttccaaagtacTAGCAAGTAAGCAATATTTTGAACAGGTAATACGCGATCAAAACGATCACTCAGATAAACTCTATGAGCCTACAAAAACTCTTGGATTTGTTAAGTTATCGAGCGAAGAGTATAAGAGACTTAAGGATAACCAGCAAGAACATGTTCTAAGTAAGGCAGATATCTACAATGGTGCTAAAACATTCTCATTGGCAGTCTTGCCTCTCGAGGAGTACAGGACCCtactgaagaagaagacaagcAGCAACTCAATGGATTACGATAATCTGGAAGAATATGCTGCAAGGTTCGATATGAAACTAGTCCCTCTTGGTCTATGCGATCTTGAATCTCCAACGCCACGGCGCCGGAAATCGCTGGAGAGTAACAAGGGTGAGGTTTTAGGGTTTGATGATCAGTCTTCTTACATGACGGTTGAGTCTTTCTCCACGCAAGGATCGGAATATGTGGATGCGGCGCAAAGCGTAAATAGCCTTTTGCGCTATCCTACTGTTTCCACGACGACGACTTCTTCGCAATTTACTGATGCTCTAGAAGACAATattaatgatgatggttCTGATGCGGCCTCTGTTGCCTCAACTGTGCGTGCCTCCAATGCAGAAGGGCATGTCGATCTTGAGGATGTGCAAATCAAGGCAAGCGGTCTGGGGTACCACTTAGTTGCAAATGATGTGCAAGCTGAGCAAGAAGTGCCTGAGTTGGGTGAAAACACTGTCTCAAGTGTTGGCTGCAGCGATTCTGAAAATGACGAAAGCGAAttagatgaagaagatttgaaaagacGGGCTGAAAAAATGGATCTAGTCCTCTTGCCAAAGTCAGAGTATGAAGAGTACCAAGCGTTCAAAAATTCTCCACCCACTAGAGAAAAGTTGGAACTCAACGCCACTGAACTAGGCCTTGTGGTTATCACAAAGAATGAGTACGATGATTTGCTTGACAAGAGCAATTTAGATGCGTCGCGTATTCAGAAGCTAGCAGCAGAGTTTGGTCTAAAGGCCTTGCCCAATGAGCATATCAAACACATAGAGGATGAATTAGCAAATGAACGTCTCACGAAGGAAAATATCGTTGCGAAGGCTCGTAATCTTGGCTTCGTTGCTGTCACCGCTGAGCGTTTCGAAGAGTTAACGATGAAAGCCGAGTCGGAGGAAAGCCCAGTGACTAGGGAAATGATTGAGCAAATGGCACCAAGCTACGGTTTAATTGTCACACCTCGGAACGATGATCAGGGAAAGGCAACCCCAGACTCAATGGGAGAAATGTGTTCTAAGGAAGATCTATTGACGAGAGGTCGTTCGCTAGGTCTTGCTGTTTTAGAGCAGGATGAGTATCAGAAACTGCTTGACAACACGAATAGTGGCGAAGATCATAAGCATAAAAAACTACTCAGTGAGTTGTCTGTGAATGACATAACGGATATAGCTTCCGGGTTCGGTTTAGTTTTGATCGATAAGGATCAATTCGACcagatcaaagatgagtTGAGCCATCCAACActgaaggaagaagaaataataGAACAGGCACTTGAGCACAATATGGTTTGTATCTCAAAATCAGAatatgatcaattgaatggAATTCCTGAAAGTAGAAATGCTGAAGAGCTGAAAACACCAGGCAAGGTTTCACAAAATTCTGATGCAGGCTCGAAGAAGAGCCCTGACGTCGGTCAGCACACTTTGGCTGAACTGAAAGTAATTGCATATGAGCTTGGGCTATTTCGCGCTCCGGAAAATGTCTTGGGCTCCCCTTCTGCAGTTAAGCCTAGTGTAAATGAGCAAGTCGTCGTACTGCCCGATTATTACTTTGATGAATTATTGAGCAAGGAAAGGATGCTTGATCTTCAGGAAGAAGACCGTTCTAAGGTTGACGCCCTAGCTGCGACAAGAGAAGTAGAAGGTCTCCAACAGCCACCCTCGATCGGTAGTCCTAGATTCAACATACAAAAGTCGAGATTAGAGTCAATGGGATATGTGGCTAGGAATGATTCGCTTGAAGCTGTACACTACAAAACATACAGAAAGTCCAAGTCATCATCCCATGGGTCGAAGCCCAAGGCACCGTTGCCTGTACCAAAGCCCAGTTCACCTTTGCCTGCATCAAAGCCCAGCTCACCTATGCATGCATCGATTGTTGGTGCTAAACACTCGAGGAATGCTTCGCTCATAACTCGCAATGACAGTATCGTCAGTTCGATGGGAAGAACGGGCTCGATGGGAGCAATCTCGCTGGCCACTGTTGCGTCACTAAGTGAACCAAGTATTATACCGGCATTAACACAAACCGTCATTGGTGAATATCTGTACAAGTACTACCCATATTTGGGTCAATTTGGATCGAACTCACGTCATGAGAGATTCTTTTGGATTCATCCCTACACTTTAACCCTGTACTGGTCTACCAGCAATCCGATAATGGCCAATCCATCTAGTCATAAAACCAAATGCGCAGCTATACTAGCAGTTGAAAGTATAGTTGATACAAATCCATACCCAGCAGGGTTGTACCACAAGAGTATTATAATTACAAGTGATAAGAAGACTGTCAAGATAACGTGCCCCACAAGGCAAAGGCATAATATTTGGTACAACTCTTTACGGTATTTGATTCAGAGAAATATGGAAGGGATCAACTTGGAAGATATCGCTGATGATCCAAGCGACACGATGTACTCAGGTAAGATCTTTCCCTTACCAGGAGAGAACGCCAAAAGTACCAGCCAAAGGCTTTCAAGTTCAAGGAGATCCATGAGATTCAAAGTGCCCAAATCTGCCTCTATGCCTATCAGAAGGAAATAA
- the CTH1 gene encoding putative mRNA-binding protein CTH1 (similar to Saccharomyces cerevisiae CTH1 (YDR151C) and TIS11 (YLR136C); ancestral locus Anc_8.333), whose translation MNYHNMSTGSVSTGTSSFFPSDGDNYDYRIREIEEYYVKTLLNDDDDNGDDEEDPVGSEASSVNSSPKQQHYQPLDCFKPSVQDTGVLPSRNSHPLEVDINANIMPSLDALPLTTENLQRLTISGTPLKSSPQIQVTTRAPEDSRQQLNKELYKTELCESFTTKGHCKYGNKCQFAHGLQELKIKPRATNFRTKPCINWSKLGYCPYGKRCCFKHGDDQDIKVYTQARKPKNLHANVKALQKITW comes from the coding sequence ATGAATTATCATAATATGTCTACTGGTAGTGTATCGACTGgaacttcatcattttttcCTAGTGATGGAGACAATTATGATTATAGGATTAGggaaattgaagagtacTATGTCAAGACTCTGttaaatgatgatgatgataatggtgatgatgaagaagatcctGTGGGAAGCGAGGCTTCAAGTGTaaattcttctccaaaacAGCAACATTATCAGCCATTGGATTGTTTTAAACCATCGGTGCAGGACACCGGTGTTTTGCCCTCGAGGAATAGTCATCCGCTTGAAGTGGATATCAATGCCAATATAATGCCCAGCTTAGATGCTTTGCCTTTGACTACTGaaaatttacaaagattAACTATCAGTGGTACTCCTCTTAAGAGTTCTCCACAAATTCAAGTGACTACTAGAGCACCTGAGGATTCACGGCAACAATTAAACAAAGAGCTGTACAAGACAGAGCTTTGTGAATCGTTCACCACAAAAGGTCACTGCAAATATGGGAACAAGTGCCAATTCGCTCATGGGCTGCAAGAACTGAAAATTAAGCCAAGGGCAACAAATTTTAGGACTAAACCATGTATTAACTGGAGTAAATTGGGGTATTGTCCTTATGGTAAGAGATGTTGTTTTAAACATGGTGATGATCAGGATATCAAGGTTTATACACAAGCCAGGAAGCCTAAGAATTTACATGCAAATGTTAAGGCATTACAAAAAATTACCTGGTGA
- the GIR2 gene encoding Gir2p (similar to Saccharomyces cerevisiae GIR2 (YDR152W); ancestral locus Anc_8.334): MDYTGEQEQELEVLESIYPDELTVITKTYPEVHFKVDVKLEPQLEDPTTLNKEHTVCIDFRLPEKYPEEAPMIELEAIEEGQQEEDDGDEEEPEFDEHGNRVSSKFQSLPDQINFDSYLPELQVLLEEQIENDMLLGMQMCFTLISSVKDLCETWFVDQLASLEKQHELELQAREREEQKKFRGTKVTRESYLQWREKFRKELGIDQRDEKRRLDAHHGKMTGRVIFERGLAGDMDDEEDDASLADTLKKTVI, translated from the coding sequence ATGGACTATACCGGTGAGCAGGAGCAGGAGTTGGAAGTGCTTGAATCAATTTACCCCGATGAACTGACTGTAATTACTAAGACATACCCTGAAGTTCATTTCAAAGTGGACGTCAAATTGGAACCGCAATTGGAAGATCCCACTACATTAAACAAGGAGCATACTGTGTGCATAGATTTCCGTTTGCCTGAAAAGTACCCTGAAGAAGCACCTATGATAGAATTGGAggcaattgaagaagggcaacaagaagaggacgatGGGGACGAGGAAGAACCTGAATTCGATGAGCATGGGAATAGAGTGAGTAGTAAATTTCAGAGTTTGCCCGATCAGATAAATTTTGACAGTTATTTACCCGAGTTGCAAGTACTCTTGGAAGAACAGATCGAAAATGATATGCTCTTGGGGATGCAGATGTGCTTTACGTTGATCTCATCTGTAAAAGACTTGTGTGAGACATGGtttgttgatcaattggctTCGTTGGAGAAACAACACGAGTTGGAACTGCAAGCTCGTGAGAGAGAAgagcaaaagaagtttcGTGGTACAAAAGTGACTCGTGAATCGTACTTGCAGTGGAGAGAAAAGTTTCGTAAAGAGTTGGGAATCGACCAGAGAGACGAAAAGAGGCGGTTGGACGCACATCATGGTAAGATGACTGGTCGTGTGATCTTTGAACGTGGCCTGGCGGGCGAtatggatgatgaagaggacgaTGCGTCGCTAGCAGATACGTTAAAGAAGACTGTAATATAG